In the genome of Harmonia axyridis chromosome 4, icHarAxyr1.1, whole genome shotgun sequence, the window AGATTTGCCAAACACTACAGttgaaataaaagaaatgaaCAATGGTGAGCAAATGAAAATGGATATAGGTGTAAAAGATGATGATAAAGAACTCACAACTGAAGCTGTGGCCATTATTCGAAACGAAACCCTTCCAGATGATGGAGTTAATTCTGCAATGAAAGAATCAAATGCAACTGAAATTAGAGTAGAACACAATGATTCAGTTGAAGCAGTCCATGTCACCATAAATCCACAAATTTTCTCCGAAAATCTAACTGAAACTGTAAGCCCACAAGTCATGAATGAAACTGGAAAAGATGTTCAAACAATTAACAaatcagaaaaactgattgacgGTACAGAAACTGTTGAACAAAACCAAATACAAATTCACCAAGTAACAACCACTAGATACGTTGAAGAAGTGACAGACCCACAAATGAAACACACTTCTGAAACCCACCAAAATATTCTTCTCAGTGAACCTCAAGAATATTCCAATAACATAGATAATATGTCACCGTTTCTACCTGAAATAGAAAACGACACCTTCATTAACTCTTTGAGATCTGATGAGCACTTCATCGATCATTACATGAACCAAAGCAACGAAGAACACATGACGACAACCAAAGCACCAACATTGGAGAACGATCAGATGAACAAAACTAATCCCATGGACCCAAATCCAACTGACGCAGAAAACATTACAAGATCTGACAATGTTTCAAGAACGGGAAAGGCTGAACAGAATGATTTAGACGAAACTCATTTCTTTACTGTGGAGCAAACTACGCAGCCTATAGAAGATAATATTATGAAGATTAATAAGACTCTTGAAAATTctatcgaaaatattgatagCACGACAATTAATTCAGAAGAAATTATGATTGAAACGACTACATTCAAGGAGGTGTCAGATAGTCAAAAACTAAATTCACCTGAAGTGCCTTCTGATTCTGTTGAGGAATCTACAACAACATCTGCAGAAATTGATAAAGATGAAACAGACTCATCAGTTATATCAACTACCTACAAAGATTCTGCTAGTAGCACTGAAGATTTAATAGCGATGGAAACAACCACCAATGGTTTGAAGGTTCCTCTAGAGAACATTACAGAATCTATCTCGAAATCTTTGAAATTTAATCAGGAACAAACAGAACGAAATATCGCTTCTGAATTACCACCATTTAACGAAAAAACCAATGATACCCAAAGTTACGCTGTACAAGAAGATTTCCTAGAATCTACAACAACTCAAAAGTTATTCGTCactaaatcaacaacagaaccaTCTAAAATCGCATCAGACGAAGACTCTAACACCTCGAATGATATTTTCCAAGAAGCTTCTATCAAACCAGATGATGCTGCTactactgaaataataaaaaactttgaaacaaataaatttggaaaaagCCTGTTCGAAGCAATGCCAGAGGAAGAAGTCAAAACGCCAAATAATGAAGTAAAACCTGTTACTGAAGGGTATACCTTAGAAGCTTTTTCAAGGTGTGAAGCCACCCAGTTCAAATGTGCAAATGGTACGTCCCGATCAGATGGAAGCTATTGCGTAGATATTGCTGACAGATGTGATTCAGTTGAAGACTGTAGTGATGGTTCAGATGAACTCAATTGTCAAGAAGAAGGATGTCCCAACAACTTCCAAGTAAGACAAAAACACTTACGTCTTtacaattttccaaaaaaagcaTCGAACTCATATCTTAactattgaaatgtttttttcagtGTAAAAGTGGACAGTGCCTAAAGAGACACTTAGTATGTGATGGAATAGAAAATTGCAATGATGGAAGCGATGAGACAAGCTGTGGTaagttgaaataataatgaCCTGAGGGTTCATCACTTCTCTTCTTCAAAATGCAGATATACTAAGAAATGTTATATGAGTGTTATATTCACAAGTGCTAGATTTGGTTCCACGTgagaccattttttttttatttcgtgaACCTCATCTTCaaagatttttaattttctacgaGATGAAAGGAAAGAAGTAATCATAAATTtcgaaatgttttattttttacaaCATAACTGATCACATTTCATTCATTCTCCAGAGTCGTGGAAATGCCTGGAAGGTGAATTCTCTTGTGGAAAGGATGACAGGTGCATACCTTCAAGTTGGGTTTGTGATGGTAGATCACAATGCCGAGATCGTTCTGATGAACAAAATTGTAACGTCACCAAATGTTCCAAAGACGAATTCCACTGTTCAAAACAGGACAGCTGTATACCAAAATCTTGGTTATGCGATGGAAAATCAGATTGTATGGATTCAGAGGATGAAATGAACTGCGGTGAGTTGATATTTATCCACTTATGTATATAAAAACGACAGTATGTATGTTTGTCCTTTATGTATTAGTACATCATGAATCCAATCAGAATAAAACTTTGGAAATCTATCAAATACACTTGCGTGAAAGTTGCAGGCATAAAAAATGCCAGAATAAATAAGATTTCTTGGAAATGAACATAATTAACAGTGTCGCATTCACCATTCTGTTTAAGTTCTATATACTAGTTGTATAgaaaatcatttaaatattacTCTTTATCTTCCAGTATGTAAAGCAGATGAGTTCAAATGTAGAATTGGAGGTGGTTGTGTAAGTATACAGGAAGTTTGTGACGGAGTTGCCAACTGTGGAGATAGATCAGATGAGTGGAATTGTCTTTCAATTCAAAAAGGAACCTCTACCTTAGAAGCTCATGTAGGAAACCAAACCGCTCTTATCTGTTCAGACAATTGGAATTCTGGCTATTCTAACATGGCTTGCCACCTCATGGGTTATACTGATTCCATCAATTACGAAGAAGTGGATAAACCAACTGATATTGCAAAATTGATGAAACTCAAGAACGATATTGTTCCTGGTACTTCGTTGCTATCGCAACTGGAATCTGTAGACTCGTGTGATAAAGTTGTATCTCTGACATGCCAAAAATTCGGTAAGAGAATTATCTACTTCAAAGGTTTCACATCTTAATATGAAATGTGTATATTTGCATTTCATTTTCTACTTTATAAGCAGCCTTTTGGtcatattttattaaattcgtGTTTTTCAGAATGTGGTTCATTCCCAAGTGTGACggaaacattgaaagaagacTCCAAAAACCAAACAGCAGAATGGCCAAGTTTGGCACTTCTGTACAGCaacaaacagaatatttattgcaCAGCAACTCTTGTGGCACCCTCATGGGTAGTTGCAGGATATTCCTGTTTATTGGGATCCTTGAATAGGAAGAATATATCGCCCAAGGACTGGATTCTTAGGATTGGTGACCAACAAAGAACTATTGGAAACATCATTGAGTATCCTCAGGtaatcaaatttcgaaaaactgGACATTAGCAAGATGCTAAAAGTAGctagtagatattttattgatgatTGATTTCTGTAATAAAGTTTATACTTATGAGTACAATATTTATAAtgctgaattttttttaggtCAAGTACTCCAACTTCTATTACAACAATGACATAGCTTTACTCAAATTGAATCAACAACTTCCATCATCAGTTCAGTCAGTATGTCTACCTACAGAAAATGTGAAAGACAGTCAAACATGCGTAGTTTCTggatggaaaaaaattgttccaggaggtattgaaataattttcttaaatttcttgCAGAAACTAATCAATGGCTTCTAATTTCAGTCTCCAACCAAGAACAATACCAGGACAATTTAGCGAAACCTTTCATCAGCATTCAAGAATGCAATTCTACCAAGCATTACAATGGTATGATGGGCACCAATGAGATTTGCATAGAATCCAACGATCCTGAGGCATCTCCATGCCAtgtaagtttgaaaaattcatttttggttTTGAAGTAGGCTTCAACTACTCCTTCATCAGAGCAATTTATTCTTTATACTTCAACTTAACTTAATCTcttattaatttaaattttatattgagtatctttttttttctacaggATGATGTTGGAGCCCCCTTGATGTGCCTTTCTGAAGACACAAAGATGTGGCAAGTGCAAGGTTTACTTAGTCATACAAACAAATGTGCAGGACACTCTCATCCACTAGTCTTCACTTCGATGAATAAAGACTTAACAAACTGGATAAGGAATACTGTAGGAGAAGCAGTTTAAATTACCCAATTCTCATTGTGATTAcgaattgaaattgataaaatactGTTAGAGATAAAACTGAAAAACTcagatgaaggaaaatatacCAAGTTGAATTTTATAATAGACTCATTGGTACcaaaaattggatatttattgtgaaGGTTCACAAGTGCCTTTGTTGGAATGTGAGTGTTGAAGGGAGTCTcctaatttttgttttatataataTGTTCCTAATAAGAACAAATGATAAGATTTTAAACAAATGTGATTTTCGTATATTTCGATACTATGTTACAACACTAGATCAAACAATATTGTACTGATGAACAATGTAAccaatttgattaatttttatattgaattatagTATTATACTTATACAAAACAATaatgttatcattattgttaaCATTTTGacataaatgataaaatatatttttatataaggCATTTGTATATAATGTATGATATTTCTCAAAGTTTTCTCGAATGTTATTATTGAAACGAAATTCTAGATGTTATCCGtccaaaaatatgaatttattattcttGTTTTTATTTCGCTAGTCACATATTTTTCTGTGCCAATACAAAATAAGTGACGGTGTTTGACCATGTAAATATTGAGTAGATACTAATAAAACTTTTAccgaaaaatttcttttattgcaACTTATTCCCTGATATTCATTGGTAGCATCCACCCTCAAGGGTTGATCTTTTGATCGAAGAGTTGATTAGTAGAGAAAGACTTGAATCAATTAGTTGACAATCTTCCCCAAATCAAAATCGAATGGATCTTGATAATCTGCTCAAAATTATATTCGAGTGGAAAAAACATTGAGCTATCAGAATACATTTCATTCTATCTCATTgacaataatataaaattaatatgcgctcatttgatatttattgctataattaaaattataattatcaatCTTTAGTTTGAGAAGATTGAACCATTCAAAGAAAAGATTTATTCAAACTGTGAGTAAGAATACCTCATCTTGTAGAGGGGAACTTCCAAGAATATCACTATTAACAGCGGAATAATAAAAACTTTGTTTTAATCCATATAAAAGTAATTCAGCATTTATACGAATCTGTTACataaatgaatttgaaaattacatcataatttcaaaattaagcTGTTCATTCCTCACTTTCAGGAGATTGCTGTTGCCCAGATTCTAGGTTTGACAAAAGTAAATTCATTTGTCCAAATAAGAGTTTGATATTCTTCATCATATTATTATAACCAACTAGGATCTTAATTACATTTTGCGTAGTGGT includes:
- the LOC123678769 gene encoding protein piccolo-like isoform X3, which codes for MDKRNVKKKSRCLCWGVCVCVVLAALVLGILAAVGVIGSTPVQEVSSRQFSGSPPEIKKGVIFGLPTGEIENSSTSPDSASPRYTPGPPVSTAAYPLTTEMSEISVPQALESQIRIDNLMFDPAYSDKNSNEFKDLAASLQEEIKNSIFTNDELNYGPADIEVKIIDFIEGSVIARYRIVWKFKEGLHNTKDPIDIATVEKRMIKNMEENGGNLGSFHIDEESSLNRTTRVLDSCKIQNFGCEHECKFDYDTAEFSCICPEGKTLNVNGKNCDDEPIAEPTPKPDASGEEPSLQHDLESSRSFDGHEHGHDQYSTPEPHAAPEPSSEPEPQSEPEPNSEPEPNSEPEPNTEPEPNSEPEPNSEPEPTSEPEPNSEPEPNSEPEPNSEPEPNSEPEPNFHPQPNVVMETTMSSSEETDIKSITEQISEPITKTKSQLLVEPVAEPTAEPAAEPTAEPAAEPTAEPAAEPKAEPAAEPAAEPKAEPAAEPTAEPTAEPAAEPTAEPAAEPTAEPAAEPASEPAAEPTAEPAAEPTAEPAAEPASEPAAEPTAEPAAEPTAEPAAEPTAEPAAEPTAEPGAESTSKPVKDVKAELISEPTSEPAAEVTIMPMSTSKTILDQAELLVEPTSEPKTENPNAATELFPEQIAEFVTESTSKSQEESKLVEESSSESERQQIPEIMPMTTADAGSLVEATTSIIMDNAEEMMATTKKNNSELIENAMKESAPRLLMEPIEKTTSEPEIEATTQLFSMSVGESSELEPKSQPTKEANTSTDWLFPDQYSEDESLVYSSGTISPIQMIQEIVPTTSNIGLENSPISLTNSSTGPEESTETLESTTMSESKQESNTEYDSEKDLPNTTVEIKEMNNGEQMKMDIGVKDDDKELTTEAVAIIRNETLPDDGVNSAMKESNATEIRVEHNDSVEAVHVTINPQIFSENLTETVSPQVMNETGKDVQTINKSEKLIDGTETVEQNQIQIHQVTTTRYVEEVTDPQMKHTSETHQNILLSEPQEYSNNIDNMSPFLPEIENDTFINSLRSDEHFIDHYMNQSNEEHMTTTKAPTLENDQMNKTNPMDPNPTDAENITRSDNVSRTGKAEQNDLDETHFFTVEQTTQPIEDNIMKINKTLENSIENIDSTTINSEEIMIETTTFKEVSDSQKLNSPEVPSDSVEESTTTSAEIDKDETDSSVISTTYKDSASSTEDLIAMETTTNGLKVPLENITESISKSLKFNQEQTERNIASELPPFNEKTNDTQSYAVQEDFLESTTTQKLFVTKSTTEPSKIASDEDSNTSNDIFQEASIKPDDAATTEIIKNFETNKFGKSLFEAMPEEEVKTPNNEVKPVTEGYTLEAFSRCEATQFKCANGTSRSDGSYCVDIADRCDSVEDCSDGSDELNCQEEGCPNNFQCKSGQCLKRHLVCDGIENCNDGSDETSCESWKCLEGEFSCGKDDRCIPSSWVCDGRSQCRDRSDEQNCNVTKCSKDEFHCSKQDSCIPKSWLCDGKSDCMDSEDEMNCVCKADEFKCRIGGGCVSIQEVCDGVANCGDRSDEWNCLSIQKGTSTLEAHVGNQTALICSDNWNSGYSNMACHLMGYTDSINYEEVDKPTDIAKLMKLKNDIVPGTSLLSQLESVDSCDKVVSLTCQKFECGSFPSVTETLKEDSKNQTAEWPSLALLYSNKQNIYCTATLVAPSWVVAGYSCLLGSLNRKNISPKDWILRIGDQQRTIGNIIEYPQVKYSNFYYNNDIALLKLNQQLPSSVQSVCLPTENVKDSQTCVVSGWKKIVPGVSNQEQYQDNLAKPFISIQECNSTKHYNGMMGTNEICIESNDPEASPCHDDVGAPLMCLSEDTKMWQVQGLLSHTNKCAGHSHPLVFTSMNKDLTNWIRNTVGEAV